TCACGAACCAAGTTTTGGCGCAAATGGAACTTTTCAACAACCGTGATAAGTACGAAAACATCGCTGTGTATCGCTTGCCGAAACACCTTGATGAAAAAGTGGCGGCTCTTCACCTTGATAAACTCGGAGTGAAGTTGACGAAGCTTACTGGAAAGCAGGCGAAGTACTTGCACATGAGTCCGCAAGGGCCGTTCAAGCCGGAGCACTATCGTTACTAATCACCCGTTCTGCGGAGCGGTTTTAGGAGTGCTGTCTGCTAAACTCTCGGACAGTGTGAAGGCCATCCTGGCCTTCATCCTTTGGACTTCGCGAAAAATGGCCGTCATGGCCATTTTTTCCTCGCGCAAGGGAGCCGATCTTGGCTCCCTTTTCTTTTTCCTTACTCTTCTGATTGCCACGGCTGATCTTTCTTGGCGCTGCGGAACTCGGTTTAGCAGACAGCACTCCTAAAACCGCTCCGACAAGGTTCATTAGTAACGATAGGCTCCTCCGATTGAGCAGTCCTTGGGAATACGGCTTGGGTTTTCGATGAAGGTTCGGGTTTTTGTTTCATTGGGGGTTTGAGGGGATCGGGACCTTTGTATTAAAGTGGGGCGATGGCTTTAGAGTGGGGCTTTGGGGGCCGATAAGTTGTTAAGGATTTTTTATCAACTTGGACGTTCCTGGGGTTGGATGTGCAGATATTTTCTTATCTGTTTTTTTCAATAATTTTTTTGCCGCTGTTGAGTTGGGCGTCGCCGGCGTCTTTGACTTACCAAGGACGTATTCTTAAGACGGATGGAACTCCGCTTGAGTATAACAACGTTTCATTTCTTTTTCAGATTACGAATCCTTCTGGCAGTTGTGTGATTTATCAAGAGCAGATCACCGGTTATAGCATGGTTAATTCTGGGGGTGTGTTTGACGTGCCAATCGGGACGGGGACCGTGCAGTATCCTCTCGGTGGGGCTTCAAATGTTTTGAAGGCCTTTGATAATACGGCGACGTTTACTTGTGGAACTTGTTCGTTGGTCGCGGGAACTTACACTTGTGCTGATGGCTCTAGCACTTATGCGGCGTCGGTCGGGGATCTTCGTAAACTGCGTGTTTCTTTTTATGATGGAACGGGTTGGAAAGTGGTTTCGCCGGATTCTATCATTCGTTCCGTGCCTTTTGCCGGCTACTCTTATTCGTCGGAAAGACTTGGGACAAATGTTGCGAGTGACTTTCTTTTAAAGGCGGGATTGCCGACGTGTCCTGCAAATAGTTTTCTAACGTGGGATGGCTCCACATTTACCTGTGGTTCGGTCGCAGGAGCTAGTGGTGGTACTGTTACGAATGTCGCCACAGGCACGGGGCTTTCTGGGGGGCCGATCACTTCCACTGGTACGATCAGTCTCGCGAATACGAGCGTAACCCCCGGCTCTTATGGTTCGGCTAATCAAGTGCCTTCGTTTAGTGTCGATGCTCAAGGTCGTTTGACGGCCGCAGGTAATGTTGCGATCTCGTTGACGACAAGTGATATCTCGAATCTTTCTTCGACTCTTTCGAACTATGTGCTGCAATCGACGTTCAACGGTTATGTGGCTTCTGCAAATTGTGCTGCGAACCAGAGTATGTACTGGAATTCCGTTTCTGGAAGTTTTCAATGTCAGTCGATCTCTTTGAGTTGGGCTGGTATTACCTCGGGAAAACCTACGAGCTTAAGTGGTTATGGCATTACTGATGCGGTCGTAAATCTCGGAGGAAGTCCTTCGGTGCAAACGGGTCTAGATGCAAGCAAACCCGCAAGCCCGACCGCTGGAGCTCTCTATTTCGCAACAGATACCAATCGCATTTATCAATACAACTCCGGAGCTTGGAGTCTTATGGCATCTGCGGCGGGAAGTGGCGGTACGATTACAGCTCTTACTTCCGATGTCACGGCAAGTGGTTCTGGATCTGTGGCAGCCACGGTGAATTCTGTGGGCGGATCTTCCGCGGCGAATATTCGCTCGGCAGAGCTTGCGGCTAATGCGGCAACGAATCTGAATACTGCCAGCACCATCGTCAAACGCGATGGTTCCGGAAACTTCGCAGCCGGTGCCGTGAATGTTTCCTCCGTTATTTTTAGAGACACGGGAAGTAACACCGCGACCCTGCAGGCACCGACGACAATCGGCACAAGTTATTTTTTAAAACTTCCGACAGGCCAAGGTTCCGCGAATCAATTGTTAATAAATGACGGTGCGGGAAATTTGACATGGACAAGTCTGTCTTCGATGGGAGTGACGGGGCTTTCTGTGAACGCACCTCTTACAAACACAGGAACGGCCAGTGCGCCCGTACTTGGTATTCAGCAAGCAACAACGTCACAGTCAGGATATCTATCCAATACAGACTGGAATACTTTCAATAATAAACAAGGAACGTCTCTCACCTCGGCAAATATTTGGGTCGGAAATGGTTCCAACGTGGCCACCGCCGTCGCTCCGAGTGGAGACGTAACGATGACTAATGCCGGGGCCTTTACTGTTACCAAAGTGCGCGGCACCTCAGTCAGTGCGACAGCTCCCTCTTCGGCGGGACAGGTTCTTCGTTATGACGGAACCACGCAGTATGCTCCGGCTTTTTTACGTCTGGCAGATATTCGTGCGACAATCACTCCTTTCGGTGGAGCCTTTGCGAGTGCCGCATGTTCAGCAGGACAAAGTCTGTACTGGCAGTCCTCAACGGATACATTTCAGTGTCAGAATGTTGCCATCAATGACGGACAACTGACGTTTACGACCTCGCGTTCAGCAAATACATTTCTTGCGGGCCCGACAAGTGGCTCGGGGGCAGCAAGTTTCCGGACCCTTGCTTCTTCGGACCTACCGACGACGGGAGCGACGGGATCTTACATCAACGGAGGAAACTCTTTTGGTGTCGCTGCAAGTTTGGGAACGAACGACAATAATAGTTTAACCTTGGAAACGAACGGTTCGCCACGGATCACGGTTACAAATACGGGAGCGGTAGGTATCGGGACCACAAGCCCCACAGCCCTTTTAGAAGTGGAATCTGCGACGGCAAATTCGGGTCTGCGAGTGAATGCACCTTCCGGTTTTAATAGCTATGTTGATTTCTTTAACAATGGCTCGAAAAAAGGAAACATCTATTGGAATGGCACAAGCTCAACGTTCCAGATCAACGATATCGGTAATACCAATACCGTGATTAACGGCGCCGGTGGTTTTGTCGGAATCGGAACCTCAGGTCCGATCTCGCTTCTGCAAATCGGTGGAAATAATTATTCCACGACGTCGTGGACCACTCAGGGAGCTCAGCTTTACATTCCAGGTGTCACGATCACAGACACGACAGGTTCGGGAACCATCGCGAATCGCGCAATCACTTCTATTGGCACAAGCACCTTGGCGGCTTCGAATGCAGAAACCATCACGACAGCTTCGACGATGTATATTGCGAGCCCGCCAAGTGCAGGAACAAATGTCACGATTACAAATCCGCTTGCTTTGCAGATCGCGAATGGGAACAGTGCCTTTGGCGGCCGCGTAGGTATTGGCACGTTAAATCCAACACACAATCTTCACGTCGTGGGGAGCTTGAACGTTGAGAGTAATTCAGCGCAAGAAATCCGACTGCGAAATACAAATCTGACCTCTACAAATAAGTCGTGGCGAATTGTGCAGGATGCGGCTGCCAACTTCACGCGTTTTGCTAACGATGCGGATACTCTTAATTACATGTCTTTTCAAATGGACACGGGGAACGTGGGTATTGGCACTGTAACTCCCGGTGCGAAGTTGCACGTTGCAGGCAATATTCATCTTGGGGCGCAAAGTGGTGCTACGGACGATAATAGCGATTACGTTATTAAATCCAACGGCCAACTCGTTTTGCAGTCGAATCAGTCCGGTTTAGCGGATAATCAATACGTCCATTTGGTGCTTGATGCCGGAACAGCAACGAGTTCGGCAAGCAATGTCGTGATGAAAACAAATGGCAGCGAAAGAATGCGTGTCACCAACACCGGCGTCAGTATGGGAACAACCGCGCAAACGATCGCAGGTAAAACTCCGACGCTTGTAGTTTCGGCCAATGGCACGACACCCACGATCGCAAGTTATACGGCGACGACGAGTGCGATTAATCATATTATTTTTGCAAATCCTAATGGAGAAGTGGGATACGTAAATACCGACGGCAACACCACGATCTTTGGAACCGCTTCAGACCGTCGGCTAAAACAAAACATTCGCGATTTCGATCCAGCTTATGTCGATGACGTGATCTCGCGTTTACGTCCACGTCAGTGGGAGTGGAAATCCGACGACAAACATGGTGAAGGGTTTATCGCGCAAGAACTGGCTGAAGTAATTCCTGAAGCCGTTACGAAAGGCGATGAAAATCCTCAAGGCCAAAGAGGCGATGAAGGGTTTAAACTTTGGACGGTCGATTATAGTAAGATCACGCCATATCTGACGGCAGAGATTCACATCCTTCGCCAAAAAATTGCAGATCTTTTTGCCACACAGTCGCGGGAGATCGCGAGTGTGAAAAAAGAAAACGCGGAGCTCAAACAAGAAGTGCAACTGCTTAAGCAATACATTTGCGAAAAAGACCCTCAAGCCGCGATTTGCAAAAAATAGGTTTCACGGTGTAAGACTCTTATTCAAAGTTTCCTGAATGTATTTGTATTTTGCCGTGTCGCCTTTCAGTATTTTCCGCAGGCTTTTATTTATTTGCGGCATTAAAGAAGTATGTTTTTTGTGGGTCCACAGATAAGCATTGTATTCCCCAAAAGGTTTTTCCAAATGGTCGATTTTCTTTTGCAGTTCGGGCTGCGTTTCAAGAATGCTCTGAACGGTGCCTCGGGTGCCGATGTAGTAATCCACTCTTTTTGAGAGAAGCATGTTGATCCCCACAATAGAGTTGCTTACGCCGATGATATTGAGATCTCCGGCTTTCTCGCTTCTAAAGATAGCGGGATTGTTTAAAAGAGCGACGCCCTTCATGTCTTTCGTTACGATTTTTTTCTTAAAGCGTGGGTCGTCCACTCGAAAATAAACCCAGTTGTAAGTTTTAACATAAGGAATCTCTGTCGGAATAAGATTTTGAAATCGTTCTTTCAACGGCAGAGGACCAACAATGTAAAAATCCGCTTCGCCGCTATTTACCAAATGCAAACCGCGCTCCATAGGAGCTTCAATTGTTTTCACTTCGATCTTGCTGTCTTTCAGGACATCCGAAACGAACTTAACAAGATCGGTATAGGTTGGAATCTTTTGTGACTCTTCTAAAACAACGAGCGTAAGGACCTGTTTTGCATAAGCCGGAGAAACCGCCATCAACAGCGCCGAAATAATGAACGGCCCCAGTATTTTCATAGGTCTCCCCGTAATCTCTCCATATTTCTATGGTAAAAGAGAACCTCTTATTTAGAACAGTTATTTTGCGAGCTTAAACGGAACCTTCGAATAGAGTTTGCCGTTCACCATAATTTCTAGATAGTGCGTTCCCGGATAATAAACTCGCGTCGTCACGGGTTTGAAAGAGTGTTTCTTTTTAATGTTAAAAACTTCTTTCGCCTTCACGTCTTTGCTGGTCAATTTAAAGACTTTCGGACTCGTGTTGCCATTCGATTTTTTGTGATGAACGAGGTAATCGATCATAATCTTTCCGGGCTTGGAGCTTTCGACCTCAAACGAAAACTCCAGTTGATCACCAACTTTGACTGTCGATTTATTCAGCTTCAAGTTTTTGATTTTCACAGAGTTGTTCGAGTCATAACCCAAAATCTTTAAAGCCGCCGGGTTGCCTTTTTTAATCAATGTGCGCAAGGCATGGCGGATAATCCAGTCTATTTTCTCTTGGTGTTTCGCCGGAGTTTCTTTCAGCCATTTCGCCGCGGTTTTAATCGCGACATCCGGATGATCTTTTGAGATGTCGTTTAAATGATTGGCGACGGATTTGCGAACGTAAAGTTCCTCGTCGTATTTCAGTTTCTCAAGAAGTTCCAGAGTCGGTGAAGGGTCTTTAATAAAAGAGCGGAGCTGTTCGCCCCAAGGAAGGCGCGGACGAGAGCCTTCCGAAACCAAACGGCGCACATGGTGGCTTTCGTCTTTCGCCCATTTGTGCAGAGTTTTTAAAGTGCGCTCTTCTTCGTGAATTAAAAAGGGACGAATGGCAAACTCCGCCGTAAAAAGCTGTGTCAGTTCGTGCAGAGCTTTCATGGATTCGTCGAAGTCTGCAAGGCCGTAGCGGTGCACGTATTCCGTATAGGCCCAAAGATCGAAGCCTTTCAAAGGCGGCACGTCTGGATGAGGCTTGCGTGTGGAGTTTAAAAGAATGTTCAAAGATTTTTTGTAGTTCTCTGGCAAATGCTCTTTCAAAAAATCACAGATCAGCTTCATGCGCGGTTTCATCTCTAAAGCCGGCAGTTCTTTGCTGAGTTTCTGAAACTCTTTCGCTTCGAAAGCGGGATAGTGGTAAGAAATATGTTGTGCCATGCGAGCGACCAGCTCTGCATTGATCCAGTTCTTGAATGCGGATTCGGAAGTTTCAGTTTTCTTTTGCGGCATTTGGAATCTCGAAAGAAAAAAAGGCGAGTCATGAACTCGCCTGAATAAATTATTTATTGAAGGTCATTTTGTCACAGTAGTGACGAAGCTCTTGAATGCTCTCGCGGATGTCATCCAAGGCGCGGTGCTTGTTCGCTTTTTGGTAAACGTAGTTGAACTTGTTGTTAACGATGATTTTCCAAGAAGAAACGTCCAACATGCGATAGTGCAAGCGACTCGCAAGATCCGGCATATACTTATTAATGAAAAGACGATCTTGCATGATGGAGTTCCCCGCAAGCACCGGGCGATCTTTAGGATCAGGGAAGTGTTTCTTCACCATATCCACAAGCTTTGCCTCGACTTGATCGGGAGGCATTCCAAACGGGACCTTCGCTGTCAGGCCGGATTTTTTATGGTGTTCGGTATTCCAAGCATCCATATTCTCCAAGTAGACCTGCGGCTGTTT
This region of Bdellovibrio sp. 22V genomic DNA includes:
- a CDS encoding tail fiber domain-containing protein translates to MPLLSWASPASLTYQGRILKTDGTPLEYNNVSFLFQITNPSGSCVIYQEQITGYSMVNSGGVFDVPIGTGTVQYPLGGASNVLKAFDNTATFTCGTCSLVAGTYTCADGSSTYAASVGDLRKLRVSFYDGTGWKVVSPDSIIRSVPFAGYSYSSERLGTNVASDFLLKAGLPTCPANSFLTWDGSTFTCGSVAGASGGTVTNVATGTGLSGGPITSTGTISLANTSVTPGSYGSANQVPSFSVDAQGRLTAAGNVAISLTTSDISNLSSTLSNYVLQSTFNGYVASANCAANQSMYWNSVSGSFQCQSISLSWAGITSGKPTSLSGYGITDAVVNLGGSPSVQTGLDASKPASPTAGALYFATDTNRIYQYNSGAWSLMASAAGSGGTITALTSDVTASGSGSVAATVNSVGGSSAANIRSAELAANAATNLNTASTIVKRDGSGNFAAGAVNVSSVIFRDTGSNTATLQAPTTIGTSYFLKLPTGQGSANQLLINDGAGNLTWTSLSSMGVTGLSVNAPLTNTGTASAPVLGIQQATTSQSGYLSNTDWNTFNNKQGTSLTSANIWVGNGSNVATAVAPSGDVTMTNAGAFTVTKVRGTSVSATAPSSAGQVLRYDGTTQYAPAFLRLADIRATITPFGGAFASAACSAGQSLYWQSSTDTFQCQNVAINDGQLTFTTSRSANTFLAGPTSGSGAASFRTLASSDLPTTGATGSYINGGNSFGVAASLGTNDNNSLTLETNGSPRITVTNTGAVGIGTTSPTALLEVESATANSGLRVNAPSGFNSYVDFFNNGSKKGNIYWNGTSSTFQINDIGNTNTVINGAGGFVGIGTSGPISLLQIGGNNYSTTSWTTQGAQLYIPGVTITDTTGSGTIANRAITSIGTSTLAASNAETITTASTMYIASPPSAGTNVTITNPLALQIANGNSAFGGRVGIGTLNPTHNLHVVGSLNVESNSAQEIRLRNTNLTSTNKSWRIVQDAAANFTRFANDADTLNYMSFQMDTGNVGIGTVTPGAKLHVAGNIHLGAQSGATDDNSDYVIKSNGQLVLQSNQSGLADNQYVHLVLDAGTATSSASNVVMKTNGSERMRVTNTGVSMGTTAQTIAGKTPTLVVSANGTTPTIASYTATTSAINHIIFANPNGEVGYVNTDGNTTIFGTASDRRLKQNIRDFDPAYVDDVISRLRPRQWEWKSDDKHGEGFIAQELAEVIPEAVTKGDENPQGQRGDEGFKLWTVDYSKITPYLTAEIHILRQKIADLFATQSREIASVKKENAELKQEVQLLKQYICEKDPQAAICKK
- a CDS encoding DNA alkylation repair protein; this translates as MPQKKTETSESAFKNWINAELVARMAQHISYHYPAFEAKEFQKLSKELPALEMKPRMKLICDFLKEHLPENYKKSLNILLNSTRKPHPDVPPLKGFDLWAYTEYVHRYGLADFDESMKALHELTQLFTAEFAIRPFLIHEEERTLKTLHKWAKDESHHVRRLVSEGSRPRLPWGEQLRSFIKDPSPTLELLEKLKYDEELYVRKSVANHLNDISKDHPDVAIKTAAKWLKETPAKHQEKIDWIIRHALRTLIKKGNPAALKILGYDSNNSVKIKNLKLNKSTVKVGDQLEFSFEVESSKPGKIMIDYLVHHKKSNGNTSPKVFKLTSKDVKAKEVFNIKKKHSFKPVTTRVYYPGTHYLEIMVNGKLYSKVPFKLAK
- a CDS encoding transporter substrate-binding domain-containing protein translates to MKILGPFIISALLMAVSPAYAKQVLTLVVLEESQKIPTYTDLVKFVSDVLKDSKIEVKTIEAPMERGLHLVNSGEADFYIVGPLPLKERFQNLIPTEIPYVKTYNWVYFRVDDPRFKKKIVTKDMKGVALLNNPAIFRSEKAGDLNIIGVSNSIVGINMLLSKRVDYYIGTRGTVQSILETQPELQKKIDHLEKPFGEYNAYLWTHKKHTSLMPQINKSLRKILKGDTAKYKYIQETLNKSLTP
- the orn gene encoding oligoribonuclease; translation: MTKLFWLDMEMTGLDVEKEVIIEVAAIVTDLNFAELDTFETVVKQPQVYLENMDAWNTEHHKKSGLTAKVPFGMPPDQVEAKLVDMVKKHFPDPKDRPVLAGNSIMQDRLFINKYMPDLASRLHYRMLDVSSWKIIVNNKFNYVYQKANKHRALDDIRESIQELRHYCDKMTFNK